The Pyrus communis chromosome 9, drPyrComm1.1, whole genome shotgun sequence genome has a segment encoding these proteins:
- the LOC137746017 gene encoding BTB/POZ domain and ankyrin repeat-containing protein NBCL-like produces the protein MSSLDESLRSLSLDYLNLLINGQAFSDVTFSVEGRLVHAHRCILAARSLFFRKFFCGPEPPSGLDPSGSRMSPRRTSSSCYRGSGSSTQQQQVIPVNSVGYEVFLLLLQFLYSGQVSIVPQKHEPRPNCGERGCWHTHCTSAVDLALDTLAAARSFGVEQLALLTQKQLASMVEKASIDDVMKVLLASRKQDMQQLWTMCSHLVAKSGLPPEVLAKHLPIDVVAKIEELRLKSSIARRSMMPHHHHHHHDHDLGAAADLEDQKIRRMRRALDSSDVELVKLMVMGEGLNLDEALALHYAVENCSREVVKALLELGAGDVNYPAGPAGKTPLHIASEMVSPDMVAVLLDHHADPNVRTVDGVTSLDVLRTLTSEFLFKGAVPGLTHIEPNKLRLCLELVQSAALVLSREEGNNNANNPNSSNSTAIYPPISNVHHSSGSNIGNLNLDSRLVYLNLGVTHQMGSRNMEGHDHHNRVQSGCDPSTMYHHSHDY, from the exons ATGAGCAGCCTTGACGAGTCTCTAAGATCTCTGTCCCTAGACTACTTGAATCTGCTCATCAATGGCCAAGCCTTCAGTGACGTCACCTTCAGCGTCGAGGGCCGTCTCGTCCACGCCCACAGGTGCATCCTGGCAGCCCGGAGCCTCTTTTTCCGGAAATTCTTTTGTGGGCCGGAGCCACCGTCGGGTCTGGATCCCTCGGGGTCCAGGATGAGCCCTCGTCGCACGTCATCATCGTGTTACCGGGGCTCAGGTAGTTCAACACAGCAGCAGCAGGTGATACCGGTGAACTCGGTGGGGTACGAGGTGTTCTTGTTGCTGTTGCAGTTCTTGTACAGTGGACAAGTCTCGATAGTGCCTCAGAAACATGAGCCGAGGCCTAATTGTGGAGAGAGAGGGTGTTGGCACACGCATTGCACTTCTGCCGTTGATCTTGCCCTTGACACTCTTGCTGCCGCTAGATCCTTTGGTGTTGAACAACTTGCATTGCTCACTCAG AAGCAATTGGCAAGCATGGTGGAAAAGGCCTCCATTGACGATGTGATGAAAGTCCTGTTAGCTTCAAGAAAACAAGACATGCAGCAGCTTTGGACAATGTGCTCTCATCTTGTTGCCAAATCCGGCCTCCCACCGGAAGTCCTCGCCAAGCACCTGCCCATTGACGTCGTGGCCAAAATCGAAGAGCTTCGCCTCAAATCCTCCATCGCTCGCCGTTCAATGATgccccatcaccaccaccaccatcatgaCCATGACCTCGGGGCAGCTGCGGATCTCGAGGATCAGAAAATCCGTCGAATGAGGCGGGCATTGGACTCGTCAGATGTCGAACTCGTCAAGCTCATGGTAATGGGGGAAGGCCTCAATCTCGACGAGGCATTGGCATTACACTACGCAGTCGAAAATTGCAGCCGGGAAGTTGTGAAAGCGTTACTAGAACTTGGAGCAGGTGATGTGAACTACCCGGCAGGGCCAGCCGGAAAAACCCCGCTTCACATTGCTTCCGAAATGGTGTCTCCGGACATGGTAGCAGTCCTACTCGACCACCACGCCGACCCAAATGTCCGAACAGTCGATGGGGTTACTTCTCTGGACGTACTCCGAACCCTAACGTCAGAATTTCTATTCAAAGGGGCTGTCCCCGGACTAACCCACATCGAACCTAACAAGCTCAGACTCTGCCTTGAGCTGGTCCAGTCTGCCGCTCTCGTTCTTTCGCGCGAGGAAGGCAACAACAATGCAAACAATCCCAATTCTTCGAATTCCACGGCGATTTATCCGCCGATTAGCAATGTTCACCATAGCAGTGGCAGCAACATTGGGAATCTTAACTTGGATTCTAGATTGGTGTATTTGAATCTTGGAGTAACTCATCAAATGGGGTCTAGAAATATGGAGGGCCACGATCATCATAATAGGGTGCAAAGTGGTTGTGACCCATCAACAATGTACCACCACTCTCACGACTACTAG